CCGGTGATTGAAATCGTTCCGCCAAACGGCCTGCCGCTTTTCTCTCATGAAGATAAGTATAATGGCAAGACCGATGAAATTGTACCTGGTCGTTTTTCATATCATGAGAAAGCTGAGCTTACCCGCGTAGCGGCCGAAGTGCATGAAATTGTTGGCTGTCGCCATTACTCACGTAGCGATTTTATCGTAAAGGACGGAGAGGTGTACTTCCTAGAAGTAAACACACTTCCCGGACTCACGGCAGAATCACTGTTTCCAAAAGCAGCAGCGGCAGTTGGGCTTGAATACCCCCAACTCATAGACCACTTAGTCAAAACAGCGCTTACACACTAAGCACACTAACAACGAGTAAAAGTCCTTGACTTACACGCTGAAGACCATTAATATAGGCGGCACTTGGGAATAAACCAAGTCCGAGCGAGCAACCTCGTTTGGCCAGTAAACAAGTTTTCTGGCCCGTCGTTCGCAGCGTATATACAAGCAAGCTTGTATATAGCTACTCACTCGGGCCAGTAGCTCAATTGGTAGAGCGCCTCATTTGCACTGAGGAGGCAGCGGGTTCGAATCCTGTCTGGTCCACCGTAAAAATAAAACCAGCCTTGTGCTGGTTTTATTTTTGCGGCTTTGGATCGCTGGGAGCGAATTCGAAAGCCGGACTGAGCTTGCGAAGGAGGCGGGGTCGCGAGCACGACTGAAAGGAGTGACTTGTGACCGAATCCTGTCTGGTCCACTATTCAAAACACCTGCATTAGCGGGTGTTTTGTTATATAGTACTGCCGATGTCATTTCTTGAGGAATACAATTACTCAATACCGGAAGAGCTCGTGGCTCATGAGCCAGCCTCACCGCGTGACAGTGCGCGATTGTTTGTCTATGACACCAAGACTAACGCTGTATCATTTCACACCGTGCGCGACCTGTCCGTATTGCTGCCTGGCGCTCAGTTTATCTACAACAACACACGAGTAGAGCCGGCCAGGCTCAAAGGGATTGGGAATGCCAATAAACCCGTAGAGCTCTTAGTTCTGGTAGACCAAGGATTTGGCGAGCATGGGGAAGTCCGCTCGCTCGTAAACCGATTTACACCCACTGGCGAAGCAATCCACGTCGACGGGTACATTTTTTCCATACTTGAAAATAACGAAAAAAGCATGCTTATGCAGTTTAGCGGCAGCAGGACGGAGCTCTCGCAACTACTAGAAACGTCTGGGGAAACACCCTTACCACCATACATTCACTCTACTGAGAGCGAGGAAGTTAAGCGCACCAGGTATCAAACCATCTTCGCTGAAGACGCAGCATCAATTGCTGCACCGACGGCCTCACTACACTTCACACGTGAATTAATTGAGTCATTACACACCACCGGCGCACACCTTGCTCCGGTAACACTTCAGGTCGGACTTGGTACCTTTGCGCCAATTTTTCCAGAGCACTTTGAAAGCGGCAAACTCCACACAGAATTCTGCTCTGTGCCAGAAGGTACCGCAAAAGCAATCCTGCAGGCAAGAGATGCTGGCAAACCAGTTGTCGCTATTGGCACCACTGTCATGCGCACTCTAGAGAGCTTTAAAGATGAGATCAAAGCTGGTACCGGTGCCTTCGGCAGTACTGAAATTTTTATTCGGCCACCGTATTCTTTCACCCACGCAGACGCATTACTGACCAACTTTCACGTGCCAAAATCAAGCCTGATGTGCTTGGTTGAAGCGTTTCTTCAAAGCAAAGGAGCAAAGCACTCGTTAGTTGATCTGTACAACATTGCCATTGAGGAAAAATTCCGCTTTTATTCCTTTGGTGACGCTATGCTTATTTTGTAGTACAGTAGTCAGAATTTATGAAAAAAGAAGACCTCGCCAGCTTCGACCATGACAAGTTTCTGCTCGTTGATATCCGTGAAGATGACGAAGTACGAATGCTGCCATCAATTGCACAAGCTGTTCATATTCCGATGAGTCAACTTCCAGCTGTCTTGGCTGCTGGTCAAATACCACACGACAAAACCATCGTAACAATCTGCATGAGTGGTGGTCGTTGTCACACGGCAAATGCTTGGCTCGAGCAAAACGGCTTTCACACCGACCTACTTGAAGGAGGAATGGTTGAATTGTAAGAGCCGCGTGCTGTCATGTACGCGGCTCATTCTTAGGGAAGGATTTCAATACTGACACGAGCTTCTCCTGAATCAATATGCTCAACAAGCGAACTAATATCCTCATCCTTCATGCGCACACAACCGGAAGAAAACTTGCCAGTTAGATGCTGATCTTTTGCTCCTCCATGAATCCGTATCGGCACCCAAAAACTAGGATTTTCAGGGTTAATCCAATGTACACGAATGCGGTACAAACCAATCGGGTGCTTCGGGTGGCCATACGGAATTGCAGTAGGTAATGCAGGATTATGCCGGAGCATATTCTCGGTTGGCCACCATGTCGGCTTATAGTCAACCTGCGTGACTTCACCGTAGATAACTTTTGTCAGGCGCATTCTCGTCTGCACCGTAGCGCGTGGCAGCACCACCGGATACGCAGCAATGATTTGGTGAGCTTTACTAAGGAAAAGCGTCGCTGTCTTGAAATTGACACTAATGAGAAAACTGTCAGACGATGCGTGCGTAGAGCATGGAAAAGCAAGTAGAAAGAACATGTAAAGAAAAGTGATTTTCTTCATGACAACCTCCTTGTTACCGATCTATGTTCAGTAAATCAAATTACGCTCAGATTGCAATTCGGCTCCTGCGTAACTTTATGCTACTATGCTGCCACCGGGCCATTAGCTCATCCGGTAGAGCGCATCCATGGCATGGATGAGGCGAGCGGTTCGAGTCCGCTATGGTCCACCAACTATCGACGTCCGCAAATCAGCGCTGTAAGTATCACTTTCTACATCTACCAGATTGTTGTCGATGAGGTGTCTAGCCTTGGTTTCCGCAAACGAGAAGCTGGTTTCAATCAATTCTAGCTCGTACAGAATTTCATCAAAGTATCCAGGTAAGATGGTCTTCCAGGTGAGCGGGAACGTAACGTCAGACATCTTTTCAACAGGGCGCGTAAGTTCGTTGGTACAGTTGTGAGTGAGAGTGTTATACATACGCGGTGTCTCGTGGATATTGTTAATGTCAGCTGCAAGGAGATCAAATAATTGCCTAGCCTGTTGCGGAGTTGCTTTGGTTGGATACAAATACACTCGCTCGTTGCGGTGACCAGTACGCACACCAACCACGTCATCTTCAGAACCAACCACATAAATAATTTCAAACTGACGAAGTATGCCAAGAAGGGGAGAGAAGGTTTCGTCTGACTCACGACGCGTCTCAAGAGATACCGCGATGTGTTCTCCGTCACTAAAGGTAAAGCTGAGGAATATGTGCGCCAGCCCTTCAAAATCAGCAAAGTGTGAAATAAACACATCGACCCCTGTCATTTCATCAAGATCAAAGGACCTGGTTGTGTACATCACATCGGCTGATGAAGCTGTTGTCCAAGAAAAGTCACGATAGTTCTCAACCGTGACACCACTACTTGTCGCTGAGTACACAATACGTGGAAGCTCCTCGTGACCCAATTCCCAATCCCGGTCATGCGATGGTTGGAATATGAGTAATAGAGACAGATAAAAAACGGTAATTACTGAAAGACATATCAGTACGTACCTAAATAATTTTTTCTTGCGTGACATGCTTTTAATTGTACACGACACAAACGAACATTTTGCTTATTGTGAACTCCAGCGATTAAAAGCTGACTTTAGTGCTATGATTAGCGATAGATTTGCACTAAGGTTACTAGTAAGAAATAATGTATGGATAATGTTTATCAACGCTTGATTGTTTACATACGCGAGCAGCTAAACAGCGGGGTTTCAGTTCGGGACATCTACCAGATACTACTGGATAATCAGTGGTCCCCTGAGCAAGCAACGGCTGCATTTGCTGATTTAGGAATTGATATTCGCGATCATGTCGCACAAACTCGCATTCCTGCGCCAGTGGAACAGGAAACAGTAATAATTGAGGAAAAGCTGGTTGAGAAATCTTTCGTTCAGGAAGAACTCACTATGGATAAGATAATTGACAAATTTATCCCAATTGCGGGAGCGCTGTTTCTGATTATTGGTTTTGGATACTTAATCTACGCCAACGCGTGGATACACCTTTCAATGGAGATTCGTCTAACGCTTGGATTCTTCTTTAGTGTTGTGATTATTGGGGGTTCGTTTTCTTTTTCAGAGCGAATGCGATATTTTACAGATATCGGCATTGGTTCAGGTATTTTGTTGTTGTACGGAACACTCATTTACGGTTCGCGCACTACCGATCTTGCCACCGCCATGATTCCAGAAGTAGTAACGTTGGTTACCGCCTTATTATTCACCATTGCTATTGCGTATTTTGCATCCAAGCGCAGCTCAAAAGTAATTCTCATGCTTGGCATGATTGGCGCCTACATCACGCCATTTGTGATTGGTCAGAATGATGTTTGGGTGGAGAATATTTCCTTCAATGCTTATCTCTTGTACTTCCTTGCAATTAACGCTGCTGTATTTTTGATGGGTAGAGAAATCTCCGTTAGAGAAGTTATTCCACTCAACATCGCAGGCCTCTTCATTGGTGTCACGACCCTGTGGGGACTTTCTGCTTCAGACGACATAAACCAA
The nucleotide sequence above comes from Candidatus Nomurabacteria bacterium. Encoded proteins:
- the queA gene encoding tRNA preQ1(34) S-adenosylmethionine ribosyltransferase-isomerase QueA; translated protein: MSFLEEYNYSIPEELVAHEPASPRDSARLFVYDTKTNAVSFHTVRDLSVLLPGAQFIYNNTRVEPARLKGIGNANKPVELLVLVDQGFGEHGEVRSLVNRFTPTGEAIHVDGYIFSILENNEKSMLMQFSGSRTELSQLLETSGETPLPPYIHSTESEEVKRTRYQTIFAEDAASIAAPTASLHFTRELIESLHTTGAHLAPVTLQVGLGTFAPIFPEHFESGKLHTEFCSVPEGTAKAILQARDAGKPVVAIGTTVMRTLESFKDEIKAGTGAFGSTEIFIRPPYSFTHADALLTNFHVPKSSLMCLVEAFLQSKGAKHSLVDLYNIAIEEKFRFYSFGDAMLIL
- a CDS encoding rhodanese-like domain-containing protein, yielding MKKEDLASFDHDKFLLVDIREDDEVRMLPSIAQAVHIPMSQLPAVLAAGQIPHDKTIVTICMSGGRCHTANAWLEQNGFHTDLLEGGMVEL
- a CDS encoding L,D-transpeptidase family protein produces the protein MKKITFLYMFFLLAFPCSTHASSDSFLISVNFKTATLFLSKAHQIIAAYPVVLPRATVQTRMRLTKVIYGEVTQVDYKPTWWPTENMLRHNPALPTAIPYGHPKHPIGLYRIRVHWINPENPSFWVPIRIHGGAKDQHLTGKFSSGCVRMKDEDISSLVEHIDSGEARVSIEILP
- a CDS encoding DUF4105 domain-containing protein, translating into MSRKKKLFRYVLICLSVITVFYLSLLLIFQPSHDRDWELGHEELPRIVYSATSSGVTVENYRDFSWTTASSADVMYTTRSFDLDEMTGVDVFISHFADFEGLAHIFLSFTFSDGEHIAVSLETRRESDETFSPLLGILRQFEIIYVVGSEDDVVGVRTGHRNERVYLYPTKATPQQARQLFDLLAADINNIHETPRMYNTLTHNCTNELTRPVEKMSDVTFPLTWKTILPGYFDEILYELELIETSFSFAETKARHLIDNNLVDVESDTYSADLRTSIVGGP